From the Selenomonas timonae genome, one window contains:
- a CDS encoding CheB methylesterase domain-containing protein: protein MMTDREKNAASYAGRGAPRTRMRLVVIGSSTGGPQALQTVITGLPENFPCPVVVVQHMPAGFTNALAGRLHSVSRVQVREARDGDLLEPGCVYIAPGSHHLRILHEAGARRIALSDEPPVGNHRPAVNVMYDSVAHLGKDVVAVILTGMGSDGREGMRKIKENGGYCIAQDEATCVVYGMPKSVIDAGLADEICPLPQIAQAIEAAVRR, encoded by the coding sequence ATGATGACTGACAGAGAAAAGAATGCTGCGTCATATGCCGGGAGGGGGGCGCCTCGGACGCGTATGCGACTTGTTGTGATCGGTTCCTCGACAGGGGGGCCACAGGCATTGCAGACTGTCATAACGGGGCTGCCGGAGAACTTTCCCTGCCCTGTGGTCGTCGTTCAGCACATGCCGGCAGGCTTTACGAATGCGCTCGCGGGTCGTCTGCACAGCGTCTCTCGCGTGCAGGTGCGGGAGGCGCGGGACGGGGATCTATTGGAACCCGGCTGCGTCTACATTGCACCCGGCAGTCACCATCTGCGCATCCTGCACGAAGCCGGTGCGCGGCGGATTGCGCTCAGCGATGAGCCTCCCGTCGGCAACCATCGCCCCGCCGTCAATGTGATGTACGACTCTGTCGCGCATCTGGGGAAGGACGTCGTCGCCGTGATACTCACGGGGATGGGCAGCGACGGGCGCGAAGGGATGCGCAAGATCAAGGAAAACGGCGGCTACTGCATCGCGCAGGATGAAGCAACCTGTGTCGTCTACGGAATGCCAAAATCCGTCATCGACGCGGGGCTAGCCGATGAGATATGCCCATTGCCGCAGATCGCGCAGGCGATCGAGGCGGCTGTGAGAAGATAG
- a CDS encoding chemotaxis protein CheA codes for MDNQYMDMFLDESHEHLQSLNEGLLRLEENMEEIDAVNDIFRNAHTLKGMSATMGFAKIAELTHEMEDVLDLVRKSQLKLNEDIMDTLFKCLDSLEQMVDSVGNGEAEDVVDVSDLVAKLSSISKGTPAPAAAAPAAAAAPAPAANEGEASGVDLDLDEIDLDVMKKAKEAGMNMFHVKVTLMETCVLKAARSVMVMHALDEVGDVIKSIPPAEDLEQEKFERSFDVLVATSGDAEAVQNAVDTVSEIEDILVEPVDPDKLGKEAAPAEAAAPAAAAPAAKPAAPAAKKEAAKPAAAPAKKPHQSQSVRVDIEKLDTLMNLMGELVINKVRLEQIGQTHRMSDLMETLEQMDRVTGDLQNIVMKVRMVPVSAVFNRFPRMVRDVSKELGKEINLTIEGEETELDRTVIDEIGDPIMHLLRNSLDHGVESPEKREAKGKSPVGEVGLIARHEGNNVVIMITDDGAGIDADKIRRKAVEKGMISQEEAERLDDADAVRLIFLPGFSTAEQITDISGRGVGMDVVRSKIEALSGHVDVETHIDEGSVFKIKLPLTLAIIQAMLVQVQEEMYAIPLGSIDSTINIEPTDIQTVQNKEVIVLRGEIIPIIRMEEALQVPHTKDSDELFVVVVHAGEAKAGIVVDNLIGQQEIVIKTLGNLFAGLKLFGGATVLGDGKVALILDVATMIQQ; via the coding sequence ATGGATAACCAGTATATGGACATGTTCCTGGATGAGTCGCATGAGCATCTGCAGTCGCTCAACGAAGGCCTTCTGCGCCTCGAGGAGAACATGGAGGAGATCGATGCCGTCAACGACATCTTCCGCAATGCACACACCCTCAAGGGCATGTCTGCGACAATGGGCTTTGCCAAGATTGCAGAGCTCACGCACGAGATGGAAGATGTGCTTGATCTCGTCCGCAAGAGCCAGCTCAAGCTGAACGAGGACATTATGGACACGCTGTTCAAATGTCTGGACTCTCTCGAGCAGATGGTGGACAGTGTCGGTAACGGCGAGGCAGAGGATGTTGTCGATGTCTCCGATCTCGTTGCAAAATTGAGCTCCATTTCTAAGGGAACACCTGCGCCTGCTGCGGCAGCCCCCGCTGCAGCAGCGGCTCCTGCACCCGCAGCCAATGAGGGTGAGGCGTCCGGTGTGGATCTTGACCTCGATGAGATCGACCTTGATGTCATGAAGAAGGCCAAGGAAGCCGGCATGAATATGTTCCATGTCAAGGTTACCCTGATGGAGACCTGTGTCCTCAAGGCTGCACGCTCTGTCATGGTCATGCATGCGCTCGATGAGGTCGGCGATGTCATCAAGAGCATCCCGCCTGCCGAGGATCTCGAGCAGGAGAAATTCGAGCGCAGCTTTGACGTGCTTGTCGCCACAAGCGGTGACGCCGAGGCCGTACAGAACGCCGTGGATACGGTATCCGAAATCGAAGACATCCTCGTTGAGCCAGTTGATCCCGACAAGCTCGGCAAGGAGGCGGCGCCTGCGGAAGCTGCTGCACCCGCTGCGGCGGCACCTGCGGCGAAGCCCGCAGCACCTGCGGCCAAGAAGGAGGCGGCAAAGCCTGCAGCAGCTCCTGCGAAAAAGCCGCATCAGAGCCAGAGTGTCCGCGTCGACATTGAGAAGCTTGATACGCTCATGAACCTCATGGGCGAGCTCGTCATCAATAAGGTGCGCCTCGAGCAGATCGGACAGACGCACCGCATGAGCGACCTCATGGAGACGCTCGAGCAGATGGATCGCGTGACGGGCGACCTGCAGAACATCGTCATGAAGGTTCGCATGGTTCCGGTTAGCGCCGTGTTTAACCGCTTCCCGCGTATGGTGCGCGACGTATCCAAGGAGCTCGGAAAGGAAATCAACCTCACAATCGAGGGTGAGGAAACGGAACTGGATCGTACCGTTATCGACGAGATCGGCGATCCGATCATGCACCTCCTGCGTAACTCACTCGACCACGGTGTCGAGAGTCCTGAGAAGCGTGAGGCAAAGGGCAAGTCGCCCGTCGGCGAGGTCGGCCTCATCGCACGCCACGAGGGCAACAACGTCGTCATCATGATTACCGATGACGGCGCGGGCATCGATGCCGACAAGATCCGCAGGAAGGCGGTCGAGAAGGGCATGATCTCGCAAGAGGAGGCAGAGCGTCTCGACGATGCGGATGCCGTGCGCCTGATCTTCCTGCCGGGCTTCTCGACGGCGGAGCAGATTACCGATATTTCTGGCCGCGGTGTTGGCATGGACGTTGTGCGCAGCAAGATCGAGGCGCTTTCAGGGCACGTCGATGTCGAGACGCATATTGACGAGGGTTCCGTCTTCAAGATCAAGCTGCCGCTCACGCTCGCGATCATCCAGGCGATGCTCGTGCAGGTGCAGGAGGAGATGTACGCCATCCCACTCGGATCCATCGACAGTACGATCAATATCGAACCCACGGATATTCAGACCGTCCAGAACAAGGAGGTTATCGTCCTGCGTGGGGAAATCATCCCGATCATCCGCATGGAGGAGGCACTCCAGGTACCGCATACGAAAGATTCCGACGAGCTCTTCGTTGTCGTTGTCCACGCGGGCGAGGCAAAGGCAGGCATTGTCGTCGATAATCTGATCGGACAGCAGGAAATCGTTATCAAGACACTCGGCAATCTCTTCGCCGGACTCAAGCTCTTCGGCGGAGCAACCGTGCTCGGTGACGGTAAAGTTGCACTGATTCTCGACGTTGCAACAATGATACAGCAGTAA
- a CDS encoding chemotaxis protein CheW, translated as MAEDMNQGNAPQNSQYVAFNLRDEEYGVSILNVQEIRNLTDITRVPFAADFIKGVINLRGSVLPVIDLKQRLGLAETPYTDRTRIVTVSVEDVHVGMLVDAVTEVLSLENAPVDTKKATNARESSRFLSGIGNINGRLIVLLNLEEIVGLPKEAK; from the coding sequence ATGGCAGAGGATATGAATCAGGGAAATGCGCCGCAGAACTCGCAGTATGTGGCGTTCAATCTTCGCGATGAAGAATACGGCGTCAGCATTCTGAACGTACAGGAGATCCGTAATCTGACGGACATCACGCGCGTTCCGTTTGCAGCGGACTTTATCAAGGGCGTCATCAATCTGCGCGGTTCGGTGCTCCCCGTGATCGACCTCAAGCAGCGCCTTGGGCTTGCGGAGACCCCGTATACTGACCGCACACGCATTGTCACAGTATCCGTTGAGGATGTCCACGTCGGCATGCTCGTCGATGCTGTGACCGAGGTTCTGAGCCTCGAGAATGCGCCTGTCGACACGAAGAAGGCGACAAATGCACGCGAGAGCAGCCGTTTCCTCAGCGGGATCGGCAATATCAACGGACGCCTCATCGTCCTTCTCAATCTGGAGGAGATCGTCGGACTTCCGAAGGAAGCGAAATAA
- a CDS encoding chemotaxis protein CheC: MSVDENLTELSELQLDVLREIGNVGAGNSATALSRLIQRRIEMNVPHVALVPIEDVPEFVGGPELVVVGIFLRVYGKAPSNILFLIPRDSAFALVDTLLGRDRGETTELDAMDESALMEIGNILAGSYLNAFYTFTGMSMLPSIPALAVDMAGAILNVVLVQLGEMGDHALLIETNFVAEDRSISGHFFLVPDPGSLSSIMNAVGVE, from the coding sequence ATGAGCGTAGATGAGAACCTGACAGAACTGTCAGAGCTGCAGCTGGATGTGCTCAGAGAGATTGGAAACGTCGGCGCGGGAAACTCCGCGACGGCGCTTTCTCGTCTCATTCAGCGTCGTATTGAGATGAATGTGCCCCATGTGGCGCTTGTTCCAATTGAAGATGTGCCAGAATTTGTCGGCGGACCGGAACTGGTCGTCGTCGGTATTTTTCTGCGCGTTTACGGCAAGGCTCCGAGCAATATTCTCTTCCTCATCCCTCGAGACAGTGCCTTTGCACTCGTGGACACACTGCTTGGACGGGATCGGGGGGAGACGACCGAGCTTGATGCGATGGACGAATCGGCGCTCATGGAGATTGGCAACATTCTTGCAGGCTCCTATCTGAATGCGTTCTATACGTTCACGGGCATGAGCATGCTGCCGTCGATTCCTGCGCTTGCCGTGGATATGGCGGGGGCGATTCTCAACGTCGTTCTGGTTCAGCTTGGCGAGATGGGCGATCATGCATTGCTCATCGAAACGAATTTTGTCGCGGAGGATCGGAGCATCAGCGGGCATTTCTTCCTTGTGCCCGACCCCGGATCCCTCAGCAGCATTATGAATGCGGTAGGAGTTGAATGA
- a CDS encoding chemotaxis protein CheD codes for MPDLIKVGMADYKVGAAPSTLISYGLGSCIGLSLYDPQAKVGGLLHYMLPDSKQARPSDTPAKFIDTGFPLMLADVLKLGGVKSRLVAKIAGGAQMFAFSNTTSVMRVGERNAQAAKELLAQHGIRLLAQDTGLNYGRTVAIDLNDGTYTVKTVSKGDKTI; via the coding sequence ATGCCGGATTTGATAAAAGTCGGTATGGCCGACTACAAAGTCGGCGCAGCTCCATCCACATTGATCAGCTATGGATTGGGCTCCTGTATCGGACTTTCACTTTACGATCCACAGGCAAAGGTGGGGGGACTCCTCCACTATATGCTGCCGGACAGCAAACAAGCGCGTCCATCGGACACCCCTGCAAAATTCATCGATACGGGATTTCCGCTCATGCTCGCAGATGTCCTGAAGCTCGGCGGTGTAAAGTCGCGTCTTGTGGCGAAGATTGCGGGCGGTGCGCAGATGTTCGCGTTCTCGAATACGACGAGTGTCATGCGTGTCGGAGAGCGCAATGCACAAGCGGCGAAGGAGCTGCTTGCACAGCATGGCATCCGTCTCCTCGCGCAGGATACGGGGCTCAACTACGGGCGTACGGTTGCAATCGACCTGAATGACGGAACCTATACGGTGAAGACCGTCAGCAAGGGAGATAAAACAATATAG
- a CDS encoding FliA/WhiG family RNA polymerase sigma factor: protein MMQMAEQPAENIDALWQAYATEKTVDVRNRIAEHYLPLVRLVAGRISISLPQHVDREDLLSSGFFGLLDAIERYELARGNKFETYAGVRVRGAMLDHLRAKDWIPVSVRQNIKKYEKAVARLEGQLGRTASDEELAEELDLTVEGLHHLEGQVSAATIIPLEEYLRTDTPASMEDGPVEHAEWTEVKETLAAAIEKLPEKERTVVALYYYDEMTLKEIAAILHLSEARISQLHTKAIFRMRGSLARMNEEV, encoded by the coding sequence ATGATGCAGATGGCGGAGCAGCCGGCAGAAAATATTGATGCACTGTGGCAGGCATACGCGACGGAAAAGACCGTTGACGTACGCAACCGCATCGCCGAGCATTATCTGCCGCTCGTTCGTCTTGTTGCTGGGCGGATTTCCATCAGTCTTCCGCAGCATGTTGACCGGGAGGATCTCCTGAGCAGTGGCTTCTTTGGGCTGCTCGATGCGATTGAGCGCTATGAGCTCGCGCGCGGCAATAAATTTGAGACCTATGCCGGTGTGCGTGTACGCGGAGCGATGCTCGACCATCTGCGTGCAAAGGACTGGATTCCCGTCAGCGTGCGTCAAAACATCAAAAAATACGAGAAGGCGGTTGCGCGTCTCGAAGGCCAGCTCGGACGCACGGCAAGCGATGAAGAGCTTGCTGAGGAGCTGGATCTCACGGTTGAAGGGCTGCACCACCTCGAGGGACAGGTCAGCGCGGCGACCATCATCCCACTGGAGGAATATCTGCGCACGGATACGCCGGCCTCCATGGAGGACGGCCCCGTAGAACATGCGGAGTGGACTGAGGTCAAGGAGACCCTTGCTGCGGCGATTGAGAAACTTCCCGAGAAGGAGCGCACGGTGGTTGCGCTTTATTATTACGACGAGATGACCCTCAAGGAAATTGCGGCGATTTTGCACCTTTCCGAGGCACGGATCTCGCAGCTCCATACGAAGGCAATCTTCCGCATGCGGGGGTCGCTTGCACGCATGAATGAAGAAGTATGA
- a CDS encoding DUF342 domain-containing protein, which translates to MERTVGNVKEGFQLVVKADGSYLTVYPATKDNPAIDLETLKQRLKEARIADYDELQVARLVRAANGFEVKLDMASADDGENEVIPFTIEIARDAMSAAVRFDEKRGNLAPDVSDVLDALAAKKVTYGIDRDAIGRGVARLTPFMAARGTAPEAGVDARIEKKFDMGAKGRPAERAYDRVDYKDMNIFIRAQIGDVLAVRIPETSGVAGTNVFGEEVPAKPGKPAVLPQGKNTKIVNEHELVALIDGQIVDDGKKIGVDPHLVIDTSVDVGTGNVDFAGSVEIKGDVESGFVVKASGDVEIRGMIGGAQVEGRNVIVHGGIRGMNIGKIYAAEDISISFVENANIVAGRDIFVNDVVLHSEMRAGHHVRVEGRRGIITGGKVGAGESIRAKVMGNNFYVQTSLDVGIDPNLKHQHDTLLKECQAAVKRLTEIRLSLDTLKKQPLTSLSERRREQLVEMTHAQFPLANEIKKMQEKLAQMEEELEQMKRGSVAASDTIYPGVNVTISGVKKSVEEELHHARLQMLDGQIAIGVF; encoded by the coding sequence GTGGAGAGAACAGTAGGGAATGTCAAGGAAGGGTTTCAGCTTGTTGTCAAAGCTGACGGTAGTTATCTGACAGTCTATCCGGCGACCAAGGACAATCCAGCGATTGACCTTGAGACACTGAAGCAGCGCCTCAAGGAGGCGCGCATCGCGGATTATGATGAACTTCAAGTGGCGCGCCTTGTGCGTGCGGCAAATGGATTCGAGGTGAAACTGGATATGGCTTCAGCAGACGATGGGGAAAATGAGGTCATCCCGTTTACGATTGAAATTGCACGGGATGCAATGAGTGCTGCAGTCCGCTTCGATGAGAAGCGGGGCAATCTGGCGCCTGATGTCTCAGATGTGTTGGATGCGCTCGCTGCAAAGAAGGTTACCTATGGTATTGACCGCGATGCCATCGGGCGCGGTGTTGCGCGTCTGACTCCCTTTATGGCAGCGCGCGGAACGGCACCCGAGGCGGGCGTCGATGCGCGCATCGAAAAGAAATTCGATATGGGTGCAAAGGGGCGGCCTGCTGAGCGCGCCTATGACCGCGTGGACTATAAGGATATGAACATCTTTATCCGTGCGCAGATCGGCGATGTGCTTGCCGTGCGTATTCCAGAGACCAGCGGCGTGGCGGGCACCAATGTGTTTGGCGAAGAGGTTCCCGCAAAGCCGGGGAAACCGGCAGTGCTTCCACAGGGAAAGAATACGAAGATCGTCAATGAGCACGAACTCGTCGCGCTCATCGACGGGCAGATCGTAGATGATGGGAAGAAGATTGGCGTCGATCCTCATCTCGTCATTGACACGAGCGTCGATGTCGGCACGGGCAATGTCGACTTTGCCGGCAGCGTTGAAATCAAGGGCGATGTGGAGAGCGGCTTTGTCGTGAAGGCATCCGGAGATGTTGAGATCAGGGGCATGATCGGCGGGGCACAGGTTGAGGGACGCAACGTCATTGTGCATGGCGGCATTCGAGGCATGAACATCGGAAAGATTTACGCCGCTGAGGACATTAGCATCTCCTTCGTCGAGAATGCGAATATCGTTGCAGGGCGCGACATCTTTGTCAACGATGTGGTTTTGCACTCGGAGATGCGTGCGGGTCATCACGTCCGCGTCGAGGGGCGGCGCGGTATCATCACGGGCGGCAAGGTCGGCGCAGGCGAATCCATCCGTGCCAAGGTGATGGGCAATAACTTCTATGTCCAGACGAGCTTGGATGTCGGCATAGACCCGAACCTCAAGCATCAGCATGATACCTTGCTCAAGGAATGCCAGGCGGCGGTCAAGCGTCTGACGGAAATCCGTCTCTCGCTTGACACGCTGAAGAAACAGCCTCTTACGAGCCTTTCCGAGCGTCGGCGGGAGCAGCTCGTCGAGATGACGCACGCGCAGTTCCCTCTTGCCAACGAGATCAAGAAGATGCAGGAGAAGCTCGCACAGATGGAGGAGGAGCTGGAGCAGATGAAGCGCGGCTCCGTGGCCGCCTCGGATACGATCTATCCCGGGGTGAACGTCACAATCAGCGGTGTGAAGAAGTCCGTGGAAGAGGAGCTGCATCACGCACGCTTGCAGATGCTCGATGGACAGATTGCTATAGGAGTCTTTTGA
- a CDS encoding NfeD family protein, translating to MNLIVDVGVLQVLLLAVMFLSIMVEIKTGGLGVGVLLGIVAAAVFWGSQYTRGLVELYHIAVFLAGVLMIIVEILLPTVGLLAGLGVAAMLYSIVLALGGDIGALAALGIALVISVVLFMLIVSRLPSSKLWNKIVLQKSSRTQEGYVSAAEQSELVGKTGEVLTELRPSGTARIDGRPVDVISEGAYIQKGKQIVVLSVNGSRVVVREA from the coding sequence ATGAATCTTATTGTCGATGTCGGTGTACTTCAGGTGCTGCTGCTCGCCGTCATGTTCCTCTCCATCATGGTGGAGATCAAGACAGGCGGCCTCGGCGTGGGCGTCCTGCTCGGTATTGTCGCGGCGGCGGTCTTCTGGGGCAGCCAATATACACGGGGACTCGTGGAACTCTATCACATAGCGGTCTTTCTTGCGGGCGTGCTCATGATTATCGTGGAGATCTTGCTGCCGACCGTGGGGCTGCTCGCGGGGCTCGGTGTTGCGGCAATGCTCTACAGCATTGTGCTCGCGCTCGGCGGGGACATCGGCGCACTCGCGGCGCTTGGGATCGCACTCGTGATCTCCGTTGTGCTCTTCATGCTCATCGTCTCGCGTCTGCCGTCGAGCAAACTGTGGAACAAGATCGTTCTGCAGAAGAGCTCGCGCACACAGGAGGGCTATGTCAGCGCGGCGGAGCAGTCCGAACTTGTAGGGAAAACGGGCGAGGTGCTCACGGAGCTGCGTCCTTCGGGGACGGCACGCATTGACGGCCGCCCCGTGGATGTCATCTCGGAGGGCGCGTATATTCAAAAAGGGAAGCAGATTGTTGTCCTGTCCGTGAACGGCAGCCGCGTCGTCGTGCGCGAGGCATAG
- the floA gene encoding flotillin-like protein FloA (flotillin-like protein involved in membrane lipid rafts): MGTLFGGAFLIVIVILAVSIFLHFVPLGLWISAISANVSVSIMSLIGMRLRRVPPSRIVLPLIKANKAGLDVSVNQLEAHYLAGGNVDKVVDALIASHRAQIALPFERAAAIDLAGRDVLDAVQMSVNPKVIETPIVSAVAANGIELKIKARVTVRANIDRLVGGAGEPTIIARVGEGIVTTVGSSENHKDVLANPDDISKTVLGKGLDAGTAFEILSIDIADVDVGRNIGAELQTDQAEADKRIAQAKAEERRAMAVAREQEMKAYTQEMEAKVVEAQAEVPHAMAQALREGKLGVMDYYQLNNIQSDTDMRQAISSAGKSDEKHPTPPVK, encoded by the coding sequence ATGGGAACTCTGTTTGGAGGAGCATTCCTCATTGTCATCGTCATTCTTGCCGTATCCATCTTTCTGCACTTTGTGCCGCTCGGACTCTGGATATCCGCGATCTCGGCAAATGTCTCGGTCAGCATCATGTCTCTGATCGGCATGCGCCTGCGCCGCGTTCCGCCGAGCCGCATCGTACTCCCGCTCATCAAGGCGAATAAGGCGGGGCTGGATGTCAGCGTGAACCAGCTCGAGGCGCACTACCTTGCGGGCGGCAACGTGGATAAGGTGGTTGACGCGCTCATCGCGTCCCATCGTGCACAGATCGCGCTGCCGTTCGAGCGTGCGGCGGCGATCGATCTCGCAGGGCGCGATGTGCTTGACGCCGTGCAGATGAGCGTCAACCCGAAGGTCATTGAGACACCGATTGTCTCCGCTGTCGCGGCGAACGGAATCGAGCTCAAGATCAAGGCACGTGTCACCGTCCGCGCAAACATCGACCGTCTCGTCGGCGGTGCGGGCGAGCCGACGATTATCGCGCGTGTCGGCGAGGGCATTGTCACGACGGTCGGCTCTTCAGAGAACCATAAGGACGTGCTCGCAAATCCCGATGACATCTCCAAGACGGTGCTCGGCAAGGGGCTCGATGCGGGTACGGCATTCGAGATTCTCTCCATCGACATCGCGGATGTCGATGTCGGGCGCAACATCGGTGCGGAGCTTCAGACCGACCAGGCGGAGGCGGACAAGCGCATCGCGCAGGCCAAGGCGGAGGAGCGCCGTGCAATGGCGGTTGCACGCGAGCAGGAGATGAAGGCGTACACGCAGGAGATGGAGGCAAAGGTTGTCGAGGCGCAGGCGGAGGTCCCGCACGCAATGGCGCAGGCGCTGCGCGAGGGTAAGCTCGGCGTGATGGACTACTATCAGCTGAACAACATCCAGTCCGACACCGATATGCGTCAGGCAATCAGCTCTGCGGGCAAGAGCGATGAGAAGCACCCAACACCGCCCGTAAAGTGA
- a CDS encoding M48 family metallopeptidase, protein MNKKKWMRKGIALALSAVITAGIAVPPATAEANTGRIIGAIIGGAAAADEMNKQIKYYNTTEEGRQALFQELQEKYGVYYRWDLNSQLDRIFTNLTAAIGSMDATVYDRPYNYFINQQEGFNAFCTLGHNMSVNVGLYSYLSNEDEIAVVLAHEMGHGQKDHPAKGMKRSLGPTILANATGTVLGAIAANIWNGQGLTKPMEWEADNLAFEYISRSPYNPGATAAVWQRVIDLSGNNSANAFDIMSGAADHPSNSSRRDNYAKKLTEMSGGKVTVDDGDVYVNKKRLLTPAPAGGMSSAERAYFVMGNLAAAYRNGHAASAAYADGRTVMLGAQPIISCTDGDTSAAEIAALLNQIK, encoded by the coding sequence ATGAACAAGAAAAAATGGATGCGCAAGGGGATTGCGCTCGCACTCTCAGCGGTAATCACAGCGGGCATTGCAGTGCCGCCCGCCACGGCTGAGGCAAATACGGGTAGGATCATCGGCGCAATCATCGGCGGTGCGGCTGCGGCAGACGAGATGAACAAGCAGATCAAGTACTACAACACGACCGAAGAGGGACGTCAGGCACTCTTTCAGGAACTGCAGGAAAAATACGGCGTGTATTACCGCTGGGATCTGAACAGTCAGCTTGACCGCATCTTTACGAATCTCACGGCGGCAATCGGCTCCATGGATGCGACCGTCTATGACCGCCCATACAATTATTTCATCAATCAGCAGGAGGGGTTCAATGCCTTCTGCACGCTTGGGCACAATATGAGTGTCAACGTCGGGCTCTACAGCTATCTCTCGAATGAGGACGAGATCGCCGTCGTGCTCGCCCATGAAATGGGACACGGACAGAAGGATCACCCCGCCAAGGGCATGAAGCGCTCACTCGGGCCTACCATACTCGCGAACGCGACGGGTACGGTGCTCGGCGCGATCGCTGCAAATATCTGGAACGGGCAGGGGCTCACGAAGCCGATGGAGTGGGAGGCGGACAACCTCGCATTTGAGTACATCTCACGCTCTCCGTACAATCCAGGCGCAACGGCTGCTGTATGGCAGCGCGTGATCGACCTCTCGGGCAACAACTCCGCGAATGCGTTTGACATCATGTCGGGCGCTGCCGATCATCCGTCGAATTCCTCCCGCCGCGACAATTACGCGAAGAAACTCACGGAGATGAGCGGCGGCAAGGTGACAGTCGATGACGGCGATGTCTATGTGAACAAGAAGCGCCTTCTGACACCTGCCCCCGCCGGCGGGATGAGCTCTGCAGAGCGTGCCTACTTCGTCATGGGGAATCTTGCAGCCGCCTACCGCAACGGGCACGCTGCCTCCGCCGCCTACGCGGACGGACGTACCGTCATGCTCGGGGCGCAGCCCATCATCAGCTGCACGGACGGCGACACAAGCGCTGCTGAGATTGCAGCGCTGCTGAATCAAATTAAATAA